In the genome of Neodiprion fabricii isolate iyNeoFabr1 chromosome 4, iyNeoFabr1.1, whole genome shotgun sequence, the window CTTCAGTCTTAGCCTATACACTTTCTTATTCTATGCGGGATTCCCAATATtcaaaacagaaagaaaaacctgaaactttgagaaaatcatgaattttaattcacaaatttgaatgaaaaaagttgactgaatgtatatatgtactaacgaatatatgtatgtacatagaaatataatttcccgctttataattttatcacatACATAAAAGTAAGATGTTTACATTATGTGGTAGTTTAAAATTCAATGTCAATAGTACAAAATACAGATATTCGCAATGAGTTAAAGTAGTATAGCAAAATAAATTCCTTTTATTACACTTTTTACTCAATCAGTAACGATGGTTCATTTGGTCACAATGAAATGAATACATTCATTTTGTAGGTTTATGCACAACATGGTGTAtggtaatttatataatagcttaattataaattttattacatatttacatatatgcAATATGCAGGTGTGAACCTTGGCTAGATAGTACGCATTGACAAGGtactagagaaaaaaataattaaacaaagcATTTAAGTATTATAAACAGTTTTCTACAGCAGAATATTTCAGCTTCCATTATTTATATCCTGCCATAGAATTAATCAAACTTTGAGTAGTCACGATCGATTACTGTTGCTGTTGCCGAGCTCTGTTATTTGCTCTATCTCTATAAGGACATTCGATCACAATTGAGTTACAAACAAGATCGTAACCAGTTCTGTTGAACCTGAAGAAAAACAGGGCAAAGGAAATAGGAAACAGAAATGCTAAGATCAAATTCTTCACTATCGATCGACCAAGAGATAATGGAAATCCTAGATCTGTACCAGGGGTGATGAATACTAAATCAGAACCATCAGGTCTTTCTATGGGCGTTACATTTCGACACTGTACCACACGCAATCCCATTACAATTTTACCTGGTGTAGCTCCACCTATGCAGCCATTTATACCATGCTGAAGCCAGAGTGCCTACAAGGTTATCAACATTAAAAATTGCGCtggtatttttcttctttcgttattACTAACCCCCCAGTTTCTGAGAAGCTGATACCCTATTTTGCAGATGCTACTGATTCTTTTAGATACGTCTATAAATAATGGACCTTTAAAAAGGAAGcatgtttcatttcaaattgtCTGATCGCTGAGATCATCTCAAACTATTTTAGTTATAACATAAGAAGGGCCGACTGTACAgttgtaatatttaatttgctgacagagaaatgaaaagtacGAAGAGATAGTTACCTCGAAAATGCACACAATGATACGATGAATTAACTCCAAGATCAGTATTCCAGATGTCATTTCTAGAGCCATTTCGTAATCAATACGAAGATTTTTCTGTATCATGTCTAAATCGTATCGTTCTATGTCTCTGAAAAAATCAAGGAACAATTGGTgctgattgaaatttgagaTTCTGAGTATTCTGAGGGCTCCTGAGAAGCATAACTACTCCGAAGCCCTAGTGTTTATAGTTGTGACTTAcataaaatcgaaaaagtcGACGGCAATAAATGTAATGGAAAGTTTAAGAAAGAATAGTACCATGAAGTCAATGAACTCTGCAAAAAATCGTTTCCAAAGTGGCGGTATACGATATTCAAAACCTGCAAGTGAAGATTTATTGTTCCTTTTAACAAATACCGTCAACCCAACGGAATGAGTATGACATGCATGATAGATGTCTCAAAATTACTGCATCTTAATCACTTTTTACAATGTATCAGAATCGTAAACAGACTTATAGATTACATTTTCATGAacatttctcattttcttctctttaaaTCTTATGAAATTgatgtatcattttttattaaaatttcaaagaaattaaatatgttGGTAATTGAagcaatgaatttttaataaaatgtatTAGATATCCTTTTCCACCGATAACTAGTTTATCATAATCGATATTGGACCTATTTGAAGAACGGTGAAATAtagaaattagttttttgcaGCAATATTTGAATAGAAAACAAAGATGATTTGGATGAACCAGATGGAGAAATGGTAgttaaaaaaaacagattttatggaagaaaattgtaaattcacAGGAAATTTGGCTGAACATCTTTGTTACTAAGCGGAGAggaatgaatttataaatgTCTGCAGACTATTTCTACAAATATTGTATACAGGCAGaatatgtgagaaaaattcatctcGGTAGACCAGCATGATCAATAAAATTCGTTGCCAAACATTTGTACCACATTTCATCGGCTGGGAGGAAGAAGGTGTTGTTTTGGCTTTATCATAAGAAAGGTGTTGTTTAGGCTTTGCTGTGAAAAAGATGTTGTTTCAGCTTTGCCGTGAAAAACATGTTGTTTCGGcttcaatttgaaaaaggtGATGTTTCAagatcaatttttgtaaaaccaATTTCTAGTTACCGAAACAACACCTCCTTCCTCCCAGCGGATGACTTAGTCTGACCTGATGCAGGAGTTTTGTTCTGTAATGAAATCAAATGCAGGCTGAACCTGTGTTAATAATTGAAGAACACAGGAGTTATTTTTATGACCTTCTACCTTCGGCTCCAGGCGGTCGTGGTATTCCGGCAGTATCTTGAGGTCTCCTTAGTCTGAGACCTTCGTTAGTTTCAGGACTGTTTACGTCAGCATTGGCCTGTACATTTGACGCTGTTGCAAAACCAGCGTTGCTTGGTACTTGCTGGAATGGATTGACACCTGATGCAAATAAACATAGATCCACGAATGTTTTCAAGTATCTGAACTTAAATTCAACAAACTGAAATTGAACAGTTGAGACTAGCTAGCAACAATCATTATATGCAATTTAAAACTAGCAAGCGGACGAAAAGTTGAAAccgatattttatttctaattcatACCAGTGGTAGGGTTCAACATTTGCGTTGACATTACGTAGTAGGGAAACATTGCCGCTACACTCTGACAGACGTACGCCTCCTGCAGccatttttccaatttctcaaaatattcGGATCTCTCTTTGACAGCTGACGTCTCTGTATTTTGAGGTTGGGTTGCACTTTCATTTGGATTTCTATCCTCGGACGATTTATTCTCGTCTTCCAGCATCGTTGTTCTTTTATTGGTTCGCGTGAAAAGTAACTCGCACTGGAGTAAAAACGAAATGACGATGAGATACGAAACGGCTAATTGAGAATCACATCGCATTGACGTAAATGGCATTGACTATCAAGTCTCCATCGCACGGTTGAATCTCTATGTACAGAAAGTTTTAACCAATCACAACAGTTTTTTGCGAAAATGCAGCAATGCGATTGTAGCTCCAGGAGGATGAATACCAGATTGAAGGTACAATTACAGAGTTACAGACGGAGCTTAAAGTAGGATCATCAGGGAAGAATCTTGGGGGGAATACTATATAAAGACTTGCCAGCCTTCTTATTCTGTTCCTGATGACTATTGTCACCGCTGGGTTGTCATGTCCCAACAAACTCTTGTGTTTAGAATAGAATTTACTGCCACGCATGTGCGAATtcggaaaacgaattgatgATCAGACTTGTTACGAATCGGCACGTGTTGGAACTTGGTACAACTTCGGAATATTTCGAGCGTAAGCCAGGGTTAGACCGTGGTTAAGCACTGGCTAATTGggaaatattgtacataccTAGTAACATGGAGCAATATAAAACCAGTAACTTACGTTCAATGACGCAGTAcgttaaattgaataattctaGTCCGCATGCGCCAGAGAATGCCGGAGTGTGTAAAATACAGCATTTCAATTGTGCACATTTGCATGCATCAACGTTGTTTTTCCTCACTTCCAAGcagatgtttgaaaaatatttttttcttctttaatttataAGACAATGACGGTTGGGAATAATTAATTGAGTGAAGACTGTTATTTCTCTTTACTTGTTCAGATGATTTTCGTATTTGTTTCACTTTCGTTTTTCTGAGGCACCATTTTCAGTGCCTCTGGTGTATGTAACGTTATCagtatacttgaaaaaaattaaatttgctGTTATGTTCACCTTAAcacctttttttaaaaactggaTAGTAAGTAATTAAACACCCCGATGCTTAATAAACATATATCGTTGTGTACCCATGGAAATGGAAAAGGTGtcaaagaataagaataatcaTCCTGTGCAATAAACGCAATGGTGATCCATGAttattaatgttattattaatttattttaaaacacCTGTCAACTACGACACATACTAtaataacataaaaaataataaatacaaaagaTATATACAAAGCCTAATCCCTACAATAATATCTATGTACGTCTGATCGAGTTTGCAACTTATAAgttaatataaatgaaaatcacGTATTTTGCACAGATATTTTTAAACTAGACGCCAATTTTCCTTACGTACAAATAGAcagttattataataatatgtaatgGTAAgacaatttttctacaaaaaatactcaatatattattgttaaataCTGAGCCCTGTCAGTCCCATCTTCTGAGTTTTACACTTTTAACGATATTCCGTCCATTAATTCTTACAGTGAAGTATGTACCAAGGATGGCATTcaggaatattttttcttactgtCTATGATGGATCAGCATATCATTACTGTTCGCGTGGCATTAGCATAGAATACTTacacaattttatatttattgttttctatAATTAGCCTCACTCGATTTTCAGCAGATTCAATGAATCatttaattatgaaaatcTCTCCTGCTGACGGCCGCTAACGTAGGAGGTACTGAATTCCCGTGTACCAATTAAGAGtactaaacaaaaaaattgttaaaatacCAATGACAGATAATTCCAGAATTTCTTGTCATGTTTCCCACTATTAGAGGATAACAAGACGGACTCATCAATGAGCACGAAATAAAACGCTTTGCCAAGTCCTACATAAAACTCACAAAGTATAATACATCGTTGCAAATTAATTCTATTTTGCCAACCATATTCATTGACTAAAATTAATCTCCAATGGTAATATAGCAAATATGACGCTTCTTTTGAAAATGTATGCATACAGTgtattcttcaaatttcccATACGATTATATACTAATGAAATTCTTGTTCTTCATCGTTATAATCGAACATCTGGTCttcatatgtacatatgtggaatattattatttaaaaattatgttctAAATCTGACGTTTCGTGTTTTACTTACATTCCTAAACGACGTCGCTACCGCGAATTATACTATGTATTTATACTGTATATAACTAAAAACGAAGATTACATTTAATTTGAGTACTCTCAAgctagaaattaaaaaaaaaaataatccaaataAAAATCTGCACTAACCTGGGTTTAGGTCTGCAAAACAAATTTATCCGATGATTGATGAAAGTAAGAGTCGGTGACCGTACACACATTTCTGAAATATCCGACAGATACTTTAGAATATTCATAATGGAATATCCAATATACATAACTACACATAATGAGGTTCAGTTCAACGGCAGTGCGTTCAGAGTCATTATTATGGCTATGCGAATAGCGGtcgaatggaataaaatattccagCAATTGAATAATTAGAATAGTTCGAATTATTTCAGTGATTCTAATTATTCGAACAGTTCGAATTACCCGGTTCAAATCCTAGagtctatatattttttcctcgtttaGAAAATACTTAGTCGAATAAAAGGTGCTGTCTGTCGAATTTCTTTTCGACAGGAAATTCAATGTAAGttgcataaaaatatacacaaatTATCTAATACTGATATTCCGTTAACATCTGAGTTACATATTTATTCACTGATAATATTATAAGCTAATATTACCGCTGATACGAGAGCGATAGCATTCCGGTTGTTCGGCGATTAACAGCCCTTAAATCATTGAACGCTATTCCAGAcctaaaaataacaataccACGAGCATAGAGAAAGGTATAATTTCCCCTTCGAATAAATTCTACTCGTAATAACCAAGTATTCAGTCCGCAAAAATCACGGGGATGGTTGACTCTTAAAAAGATGTTGCGGTTTTAGATAACAATAATGCTAGAAAATGTATTCCCGTAATCGAATTATCATTAAGTATAGGAATGCGTTTTCTGGCGTTATCCTCGCatggaagaaagaaattgtCCGATATTTTTGTTCGGCATTGGAAGTACAATTGCGATATCTGCGGGATTTTCCCGTCAGTGATACGTAATCGTTGATGATATTCACAACAAGTAACAGATTTTTGCTGGCCGGTAAAAACCGAGCACAGCATCGTCTTAAGGGGACCAGACagttgtaatttaaaaaaaagtcaattaCTTGAAGATTTGAATTATCCGTTTCATGTCATTATTCGGTTTGTGTCGAATTATTCATGATTTCGAACTATTTGTACACGCATAGTCATGACGTATGCATGTACACGTATGGACATTAATTCTGAGACGGCTAGTTTTTCGCCCGGTTCGATTACGTTGGTATTGCAGATTGGGCCTGCAGTGCCACCGTCAGCCGGCCGCAGGGGCCGAATCTGCCTTACCAACATAATCAACTTGGCCGAAAAACTAGCCGTCTCAGAATCAATGTCATTTATCGTCTGCTCAAATTTAAGGTCGATCAGTACGATGGATTCGGTGAATTCCTTTGAAAATTGCTCTGTTGACTTTGATTCTGTTGCAGTGGTCCCGGACTGGGCCTTTCGCCCCTGTACTGCGATGGTCCAGGAGGACCGGGAGCCTTCCCATAATTCCCTCTCGCTGAGCCCTGATAGCTTCCGTAAGCCGAGTCTTCGCTGCGCCTAGAAACATGCCCGTACATGCTTTCCGGTCTCCTCGGATTTCCTCCGTTCTCCGAGCTGGTCGCCAACGGGCTGTTTGCGTGCCCTGCGGGGTGATTTTGGACCGAAGAAATTACGCTGGGCGGAGAGTTTTGGTGCCCATGTTGCCCCCGATTTTGTACGGTCTGCCCAGAATTTTGACCGTTACCGGGATTTCCCGGCACTCCCAAGCCGGTAGCGCCATGATTTGGGGTAGAATTTTGGGCATTACCAGTTTGTTGGATATTCTGCGTTCCCGGAGGGGGTGCAGGGGCCCTTCCGTAAACACTAGACGTGGTCGAGACGCCGTAGATTCCATTCTCTCGGGCGCTAATGCTGGTTGAAATTCCCCTTATACCATAAATGCTCTGAGTGCATTGCTGCAGTTGATTCTGCATGTTCTGATTAGTGCTGTTGTGATTCTGACTCTGTGTTTGCACAGTCTCCCTTGGCCCTTGCGAACTCTGTCCGATTCTCATGGGGTAGAGACTCTGGGCAGGCATCAAGGGCCCAGGTTTCGGAATGACCAGACCATCTCTGGGTCCCGAGGTAGATTTTGCGTACACGCTCTGAGATCTGTTCAAATTAGCCCGGGTCAATGGCGGGGACTTACAGTACAGCGATTTCGTCCCGCCGTAAATTGATTCGACGCGATCAATGGCCGTCGGTGGAGCGCTGTAAATCGAGGATGGGGCCCCGGCGATGGGCCTGTAGGTTGCGTAGACGCTGGGAAACTTTGGACCCGTTGCCTTGTCCAATTCATCGTACGGGTCCTCGTCCGATCGCACGGAGGAATCGTCACCGTCGTCGCTTTCCTGGGAACTTTTTGACCGTTTCGGACTCAGCACGTATTCGTGCAGTAAGGCTGCTACAGCACCGCCGGAAATCGGTCCCACCCAGTATACGTAATGATCACTCCAGACGTTCCTCAAGAAGGCTACCCCCAAGGCACGAGCTGGGTTTAGGTAGGGTCTCTGAAACGAAAAGGAATGACACAAAGATTAGAgcggaataaaattttgatgcgAATGAAGGACAAAAAACAAGTAGTTATAAGATGAAGCGTGAGACTCGGTTTTAAGCTAGTAAATTAGTTAGGTAGACGTACATTAGGGTGGTTCAGAAAGGGGTCTCTTGTTTAGATTTCGCTCTTCTCCGAGATTCTTGTactttttcacgaaaaaaatagCTCACGCGAAAGGGCtgggaagaagaaaattgtttaataCTGTTTCGACTAcgttgaaatttggaaaaaggCTATTTTcgggaatttcaaaaatcacatatcgaaatttcatcgTCGTTGAGGCAGTAGTAAGAAAATTTAGGTGTGTACGGGTACTGAAATTCTTCGGGATGGGTCGACTTGGGTAAAATGGTTTACTTTCGGGTCGGGTACCTGAAAATTTCGGGTACTCGAAAATTAAGGATTACCCGAAAACTGCGTGTACTCAAATATCTCGAGTTGCCTGAAAATCCCGAGTTCCTCGAAAATCTTGGGTTTGTCAAATTTGccgaatttttgaaagttttaatCACAGCTGTTTCCACTTCGCCAAAAATACCGGGATTTCTAAATTGACCAGagatctttgaaaatttcggaCTTGAAGAACAATTTCATAGCCGTCTGGAATTATGAATTCCGGAGGTTCTAATCTCAAAAAATCAGACTAGAGGCTCATCTAAAAATATACTCTCGAATTCTTTCATATAACAAGTAATTTTATTATGGACCAGTAGGGGTGTGCGGGTATTGAAATTCTCTGTGTCGGGTCGTGTAAAATGGATCACTTTCGGGTCAGGTACGCAAAAATTTCGGACTACCCTGAAATTTCGTCGtataatatgataataatacaatTCCAGCATATAATCCACAGTGAAACTATTGCACGAATGCTGAATAAGCTAAAGTGAGCAACAAATTAATTGGCTCTGGAatgctgattttttttgttggaaCGAAGCGCTCTGCTCGCACAGTTGAAGCCAATTTGTAGCATCAGCTGCATGCTTTGTTACAACATCAGTGCGTAACCCGTGAATACAAACTCTTTAGGCGATTTTTAGCCAACCGTTAGACCCTGATACCAGATACCTATGCATACGatgcgaaatttttatcacttcgaatgtatgatatacgtatataaatgcAGAAGTATTTAATTAAGAAGATAAATTTACTGTTCTCTGATAGAACAatcttattaaaaaaaaacttatccACCTTCTAGGAAATCAGAAACTGTTCAGTTGTACCGTCCTGTTCTTCttggttttgtttttatattttgttttatcaccGCGCCACAGGTGAGAACAGGTAAGAATGCTGACCTTCCATCCCTCTCGACAGGTGGTACCAAAAATATTCCACGTTACGAAGGGGGGACATACCTATATGTAGTTATTATGGACGTAACTCACGTAACTAAATTTAAGTACAAATTCTTTCATCCAATGCAACGTATGTACAAAGTTACAACAAAATTCAGTACAGTTGACAATGAACTTACAAAGGACGAATGAAAAGTAGTGTAagtgtattttttataacaatcgattttttaacgattttgttaattttttttcccatgaAAGTTTAATTGTTGTACAATGCCTGTGCAAATGTTAATTACTGTTTTTAtcaattgaaattcatattcAAGTTTAATAAATCTTCGTGCACTTCGATTGAAGTTTACCTTATAATACTAACGGGTTCGAGAGGAGCACGAGGAAGTTGCAATAACCGAAAATTGAAGGCGACAaagcaatgaaaaaatgtatacaattACCGAAACCAATGTAGCAGTTGTGTAGGTTGCGGCAAGAACCATAGCAGGTTTCGAGGAAACAGATGCCGGAAGTCCCCGAGGAGTATCAGCAGCGAAATGGGCCAAAACAACCAAGGCAGAGAGTGCCAATTCCACCAGAAGTTTTTGGATGGAGCCGGTAATCCATCCTTGCGACTTTAGACTATCCGGTGACACGCTGAAACAATTTAACGATATCTcgtataagaaaattttattcttccggagtatcaaaaatatcaaaaatatatCACAATATCACATTTCGATTAATTGTTCTGTAAAAACAATCAATTGATGTCTACGATCAATCGATTATTTGCACTTCAGCCCTAAAATTCAAGAATAAATCACAATTTTCCAACTACTCGATGGTTTTGAACGAGTCGAGTTGGAAAAGCATGTATGTCTAATGATTTATTACGGTTCACTAAATTCGAGACAATCCTGAAATTGCGAAATAAGGATTTTTCCGAAATATGTATCGTTACATTAACGGTACGTAACTTCAACTTCGGTAAGAGCTATGGATGTTACATCTGCAGCAAATGAAAGTGGAACAATCAAAGTAAGTGTTTTTCTCGACAGACTCTGCACTCCGAGTCAGTGTTCCTCAACCTTTTGCGCCTTGGGATCGTAAGGTTTGAGAAAacgacgaaaataataaagatCATGATAGAATTAAGAAAATGATTTGTATAAACATGTTGAGGAAATCTTCGAGTTATTGGAACGGTTATGATAGGTCATTCA includes:
- the LOC124181026 gene encoding neurogenic protein big brain, whose translation is MTTATLPRELDAHIVTLFERISALRDNASENSVERRPPMSVEARSLELWRAVAIECFATSILALVVPGAVAPSLIEPSTRLSALAVSIATGLAMASICLIFGHISGGHVNPAVSISFALSRRISPLRAALYLAAQCGGGIAGAAILQSVSPDSLKSQGWITGSIQKLLVELALSALVVLAHFAADTPRGLPASVSSKPAMVLAATYTTATLVSRPYLNPARALGVAFLRNVWSDHYVYWVGPISGGAVAALLHEYVLSPKRSKSSQESDDGDDSSVRSDEDPYDELDKATGPKFPSVYATYRPIAGAPSSIYSAPPTAIDRVESIYGGTKSLYCKSPPLTRANLNRSQSVYAKSTSGPRDGLVIPKPGPLMPAQSLYPMRIGQSSQGPRETVQTQSQNHNSTNQNMQNQLQQCTQSIYGIRGISTSISARENGIYGVSTTSSVYGRAPAPPPGTQNIQQTGNAQNSTPNHGATGLGVPGNPGNGQNSGQTVQNRGQHGHQNSPPSVISSVQNHPAGHANSPLATSSENGGNPRRPESMYGHVSRRSEDSAYGSYQGSARGNYGKAPGPPGPSQYRGERPSPGPLQQNQSQQSNFQRNSPNPSY
- the LOC124181028 gene encoding protein FAM8A1 isoform X1; translated protein: MRGSKFYSKHKSLLGHDNPAVTIVIRNRIRRLASLYIVFPPRFFPDDPTLSSVCNSCELLFTRTNKRTTMLEDENKSSEDRNPNESATQPQNTETSAVKERSEYFEKLEKWLQEAYVCQSVAAMFPYYVMSTQMLNPTTGVNPFQQVPSNAGFATASNVQANADVNSPETNEGLRLRRPQDTAGIPRPPGAEGFEYRIPPLWKRFFAEFIDFMVLFFLKLSITFIAVDFFDFIDIERYDLDMIQKNLRIDYEMALEMTSGILILELIHRIIVCIFEALWLQHGINGCIGGATPGKIVMGLRVVQCRNVTPIERPDGSDLVFITPGTDLGFPLSLGRSIVKNLILAFLFPISFALFFFRFNRTGYDLVCNSIVIECPYRDRANNRARQQQQ
- the LOC124181028 gene encoding protein FAM8A1 isoform X2, with translation MRGSKFYSKHKSLLGHDNPAVTIVIRNRIRRLCELLFTRTNKRTTMLEDENKSSEDRNPNESATQPQNTETSAVKERSEYFEKLEKWLQEAYVCQSVAAMFPYYVMSTQMLNPTTGVNPFQQVPSNAGFATASNVQANADVNSPETNEGLRLRRPQDTAGIPRPPGAEGFEYRIPPLWKRFFAEFIDFMVLFFLKLSITFIAVDFFDFIDIERYDLDMIQKNLRIDYEMALEMTSGILILELIHRIIVCIFEALWLQHGINGCIGGATPGKIVMGLRVVQCRNVTPIERPDGSDLVFITPGTDLGFPLSLGRSIVKNLILAFLFPISFALFFFRFNRTGYDLVCNSIVIECPYRDRANNRARQQQQ
- the LOC124181028 gene encoding uncharacterized protein LOC124181028 isoform X3, giving the protein MRGSKFYSKHKSLLGHDNPAVTIVIRNRIRRLASLYIVFPPRFFPDDPTLSSVCNSCELLFTRTNKRTTMLEDENKSSEDRNPNESATQPQNTETSAVKERSEYFEKLEKWLQEAYVCQSVAAMFPYYVMSTQMLNPTTGVNPFQQVPSNAGFATASNVQANADVNSPETNEGLRLRRPQDTAGIPRPPGAEGRRDIERYDLDMIQKNLRIDYEMALEMTSGILILELIHRIIVCIFEALWLQHGINGCIGGATPGKIVMGLRVVQCRNVTPIERPDGSDLVFITPGTDLGFPLSLGRSIVKNLILAFLFPISFALFFFRFNRTGYDLVCNSIVIECPYRDRANNRARQQQQ
- the LOC124181028 gene encoding protein FAM8A1 isoform X4, encoding MLEDENKSSEDRNPNESATQPQNTETSAVKERSEYFEKLEKWLQEAYVCQSVAAMFPYYVMSTQMLNPTTGVNPFQQVPSNAGFATASNVQANADVNSPETNEGLRLRRPQDTAGIPRPPGAEGFEYRIPPLWKRFFAEFIDFMVLFFLKLSITFIAVDFFDFIDIERYDLDMIQKNLRIDYEMALEMTSGILILELIHRIIVCIFEALWLQHGINGCIGGATPGKIVMGLRVVQCRNVTPIERPDGSDLVFITPGTDLGFPLSLGRSIVKNLILAFLFPISFALFFFRFNRTGYDLVCNSIVIECPYRDRANNRARQQQQ